A region of the Culex quinquefasciatus strain JHB chromosome 1, VPISU_Cqui_1.0_pri_paternal, whole genome shotgun sequence genome:
ATACCTGTTACAAATGCTCGTGGTCCATGGCAAACCTGCGAGCTTAGGAGAGTCGAAGCTGCAAAGAGTTTGGCACTAAAAAAACACCAAACATCGGACGATACCTTTGCACAActattaggggaaattctcgtatgtttggcaggttaagcactcgctcctaactccatccaatttgctgattttcactatttcaacaattaattttgcaaaactctgatagaaacttgcttgctcactcctCATTGagatatttatcactcgatttcggttgaaaacgcttttcattagctttaattgaatgtcaaatttctgacctgccaacattagaggcacgctggaattagatggcTGTTCCCCTACGTGCGACTCAACATGCCGATGTCATGCCGATCATGAAGTACGTACCCAGAAGAAACTCAAGTCAAACCCGAAAGGATTTTGGAAGTAcatcaatagagttatctacgtgcgcatgtattgcgtgtacttACACGAAGGGTAAAATTTGTACTTGCCAGCAAAAACCAATGGTACGCTAGTGTGCGTAAGTTCGGGCTTAGATTACTCTATGAGCAGCGGAAAGATATCGGGTTACCGTCATCTATGTTCCTAGGAGACGAGACAGTATATAATACGGAGGAGATCTGCCAGGAGAGATATAAAGAGGTTCAACTGATCTACGAAAAgagggacaagttggaatgtaaaaactttcaaaagaaaacaaaggtgTACAAAGCAATTGCacaattcattttattgttcCTTATCTGCTCTATGATGAAGAATCacctaattttaaaatcttgaaaagtcaacaaaatagaaaattgaGTATTAAAGCACAGAGTCTACCGCTGGTGCCGCTGAGACATCTTCTCGGCCCACTGCTCCGGATGCGCCACCTTCTTGTGGGTGTACATATTCGAGCTGGAATTGCAAGTCCGAGGACAATACTCGCATTTGTACAGCAGCTCGCCGGTGTGTCCAGCTTCGTGTTCCTGCAAGTTTAGAATACCTCAGTTTGTGATTGAACGTAGCGAAACGCAAGCAAATCGCACAAACCTTAAGCCGCAGCAGCCGTTTGAACGGTTTCGCGCAAAACGAGCACGAGTACGTGGTCGCGTTCGTGTGGACAAACTTCTTATGGCTGCGCAGCGACATGGCGTTCGAGCACTCCTTTCCGCACACGTCACACGGAACCGGTTCGGACTTGCACCGCTTGACGTGGCTGCGCAGACTCTTGATGTTCTTGAGCCATATTTTGCAGTGTTCGCACTGGGCCTTTAGCGCGGCCCGGCCCTCCTGGGAGTGCTGTTGGCGGTGAAATTCGAGCGCCGACTTCATGGCGAACCCTTAGCGCAGACGTCGCACACCCAGCTGGCGCTGAGTCCGTGCGTGGATTGCTCGTGGGATTTCAGAAGCAGGTTCGTTCCGAAGCtagaaaagaaagaaagagcTTACATTTCTTGCTGTTTCAAAGATGACTTGAGCAACTCACAATCGATTGCACTCTTTACACGCGAACTTCTTCTCCTCCAACGCTAGATGGTACTCCATGTGCTGCTTCAGTAAATAATCCTTCCAAAACCGACTGCCGCACACATCACACCGGAACGGCTTCTCCGAGTCCGGCGTATGCTTCCACATCATGTGGTTCGACAAGCCAAAGCTGTTGAGGAAGGTTTTCGCGCAGATGGCGCACTTGAAGTGTTGCGGGTTTTCGTGCACACAAACGTGCTCGTACAGGCGGCTCTTTTTGGTGAACTTTCGCGCACAGCACGTGGCGTAACCTCCGCGTTCGTCGTGCGCGTGCTTGTAGTGCAGCTCCAGCTGGTTAAACGTTTCCGCCGTGTAGTCGCACTGTTCACAATTTAGCGCGCAGTACTTGCGAATCAGCTCGTCCTCCCGGGCGTGATCTTGCGGGGTTTTGCGACGGTTCTGTTTGCCCTCGTGGGACTTTTTGACCGTTGTGTTGTCCGCCGGGTGGTCCAGAGTCGATTGTTGCTCGAAGAACGCCGTTCCGTCAACATTTGCTGGATATCCTACGCCGTCTGGCGCAAGCGACTCAGGATGATGAGTTGTTGTGTGCTCCTCGAGCATTCTTGTGTTGGAGAAGCTGGAAAACAAGACATGTCAATCAAATTTAGCTACACGATAGTTGCGAAGAATGCTTACAACTTGTTACACTTTTGACAAACGATATTCTTCGGCTCGACAGTCGCGTGCCAGTTGAGATGACTAGTCAGCAGCGGTTCCGACACGAAGGCCGTCTCGCACAGATGGCACCGGAATCTCTTCTCCTCCTCCGGCGTGTGGTTCAGCATGTTGTGCATGGCAAAACTGTCCACGGTCTTGTAGCATCGGTCACACTCTTTGCAGTAAAATTTATGCTTCAAAAGGTGATAAAACAGGAAAACCTGTTTCTGATACGACTGCTTGCAACAGACTACGGTCGGCAGTGAGTCGTGCTCTCTTCGGGCGTGCTTCGTCAGTTGCTTGAAGTTAGGCCACTGTTCCGGGCACTGATCGCACGGCAACCTTGGGAAGTGCTTCCGAATCAACGATTCCTTCTCGGCCGAATAACTTCCTTTGGCTTGCTGTCCCCGACGACGAGCCTGGCTGGCCTTGCGTTTCCGTGCCGCTATCGGTCGCGACGATTCCGAACCTGAGTCGTCTTCCTCTTCATCGGTTTCCTCATCGCTGTCGCTACTGCTCTGCTCATCTCCAAGTCCAACTTCCAGCTTTGGCTGCTCAACGTCGATCTGCTCCGAGTCAAACTCTTCTGGAACCTCCTCTAGTTTCACGTCAACCGGCGCTTCAAATTCTTCATCCTCCAATGGAGATTTCTTTCGCTTGCGACCTCGCGTCGATGATGGTTCCTCAAGAGTATCCTCCTCGGCCGATATCTCATCCGATTCTTCATCGATTTCCTCCTCCTTCACCTGAATCACTTGGTCGCCTTGCAACAAAACATCCGCCCGGTGCGTGTTGGCCACTTCGCAGTAAAACTTGTGAAATTCGTCAATCTTTTCCCAGCAGCTGGTGCACAACACCGACTGCTCGTAGTCACTTCTCTGAAAGGAAGATTACATATTTAGCAGTCAATCCGGGTTAAATTGATACCCGCCCTCCCTCATATACCttgaaccaaaagtgtcgaGCCAAAATCTGGTCCACATTCTCCGTGTTGGACTCGTCGCAGATTCGCAGGAAGGTGTCCGTCCTTCGGCAGCAGGTGAAACAGTCGGAAAGTTCCGTTTgcattatgatttattttgtacAACTTTGTGAACCAtgcaacttaaaaaatattgcaaaacaacaaTACGCACTGCACTCTTGACTATTCGAAACGTCACAACAAAGCGAATAGTGGTACACGAAACGTCACAACAAAGCGAATAGTGGTACACGTTGAataagtttttcgatttttacggtacaaattttcttgataattttaaaatgttcgacGTTCTGTTTGATTGGATCGATTATGcatgtttaatttaaataacGGCAAGCTTTCCTGCGTACCCTGTACCGTGCAGCACACGCGGTTCACACACctccccagtcacgaaatattctagcagagctggttctgtcagaatcctgctagaacggtggaacatttctgctagaatgctctaagaatatccagctctctaagaattctgctagaatcttgctagaacgtcgtgactgggtcgGTTTTGCTTGGTTTTCTGTTGCGTACacataaagaaaaaatactctgaatttaaaaagatcgttcgttggattaaaagttcgcgttggtgaatattcgtagaaagttcaaacttttcaatttaaaagttggaaagtttttgatactaccatgcatttatggaacaaaatcgttgtatcggtaaaagtgttttacttttaattaGAAAAGAAACCTTTATAGcaagaataaacaacatttaataCTACAGtgttaatttcagaaaaatgtgcttGATTTTAGGcttgattttatatttatttttaaaagtttcaaacactatgttaaaaaaatacatttttgttaCGATATGAAAAGACGAAGCACATATCGTAACAAACAGATTAAAACATTTATTAAAATGTAAATCGAACTTAACTAACGAACAAGCAATAAACGAATGACGAACAATAACAATCTTCTCCACTTCGTGGTTCAGGCGCGGCCGACGTCTGTCACCTTGACAAGACGGTTGTCAAGTGATGAGTCGCCGCGTAGAATAGGGACGCTCTCCCAACAATTTTGTTATTGTATTGAAAGCTTCTGGCCAAAATCCGAGTCCAAGCTGTACCGATTCTTAGggtacgccaccggtcacttCCGAAGACCCCAAGCTGGACGGATCCGGATAGACGTTTCGACGCGCGACAGCAAAGTAGAGAACAGGATGGTCACGTTGCCGGCTTTCATCAAGACAGGTTTGGAGAAGTTGGCTGTAGATTCGGCAAGGGTGATAGACGTTTCCAGGCTGGAAAGTGAAGTGCCTGAACAGGGAATTCCCGATTctggaagcgcatccggaaCATTGGGTTGATGAATCCCTCGGAACGGAATTCGATTTCGAGCACTTAATCCTCCGAGAATGACACAGATTTTTTCGGCACGCTGTCCAGGGTACATTCGGCTGGAGCTGCGCAGTCGCGAGATGAGCATTTGTGGGCGGTTATTTGTTAAAAGAGATGGAAGTAAGTGAAGTTGGCAAGCCACTGTACACATTCTCATTACTCACAGGTGTTGTAAATcgccggcaccgagtgcaacatccgcTCTGGCTACCTCCGATTATCCCGCTTCTCATCGTCCTCCTCTTCGTCGGCTCCTTCTCCTCACCGTGAAAATCACCTGTCTCGTACTTGGCCAAAAACCGGATGTTTATCTTCTTCAACGCAATCTCGTTGTTCACGCAACTCTTCGGCAGCGCCATCTCCTCGATGATCTCGTTACAGTCCTCGCGGGAATTGACCTTCAATCACCtatatttattttgcatcgaccAATCTGTTTCCCTCGATAACCTGTAAGTATATCGTCACAAACTGTACCTTATcaactttgtaaatgccggccccggcCCCGGTTCTcttcaggaacagggaaagatttactttttttgtctctttctagcaaaagttttttgtcaggtgacttcctgctgttttttttttttttttttttgaaaatttaaggcagatcggaaggaaaggggtcaagaaacagctttacgaacagcagaacaaaggagagggagtgatttcttggggcttttcttcaccctcgctggcttgcttgcgctgccgctgctgcccatttgatttttttcttgaccggttccttccgaagtgcgtataccgctttaatctagatattgtccgtttctctcgaaggtacacgccgcgcggcatttcaaaatgtgccgcagacactgttgccagcgattttctgaccttttggtgcaataaaaaacattcccggcaacaatgccatgcaattcgaagaaaagatcaacaaaacaaaacgcacagtatgggatttgacagcgcgcatttgctgaaagtgcggcgcgtcgttgcgaggctggtatgccgcgtgtcttttcgggaatacgcgcaatatcaAATAAACGTACATGTCAACGTAAACATCACTTCTACACACTTTGAAAAAAGGTATTTAAATGTTACAATCTTGTTCAATCAGCATTAACGTGTACTGGTTTGTTGCACCAATCTGTCAAAACGTTCAAAACAAACGAAATCGAAATCCAGTGTGTTGACGGTGGCTCATCGCTCATGTCCTAAATTCAGCATAAATCAACACCAAACATCATCTAAAATGTCCCCCACCGAGCTGCAAAGCTGCCTGACCTGTTTCCGCCACACCGGAGACTATCTCCGGATCAACGCCAGCCGGAGCGGCCCAGAAGGCACCGAAGACATCGGAGCGGTTTTCGAGAAGCACTTTTGGTTTACCGTACGTGAACCGCGTTTTGGAAatgttcaatttattttgatttttgcaaactttccaGCAAGATGAGTATCGGGACAAAATCGTTTGCGCAAGCTGCTGGGAGAAGATTGATGAATTTAACAAATTCTACTGCGAGGTTGAGAAGGTTTATCGTCCCAAGCTGAAGGAGGAGTTTGTGGAGGCGACTGGAATCGACGAGGACCAACCAATGATGATGGCCGAGGACAGGTGAGTTGGCAAGTTGCTGCTTGGTTGAAATGTTctataaaagttttaatttcAGCTTGGCGGATACATTTTGCAAAACGGAAATCGAAGAACGGAGCAACGAAGAAAGCATGTCAGAGTCAAACAGCATCAATGGGGAGAAGGAAGACGCCAACGATAGCGAAAGTTCTGATTCGGATTCCGACTCCGAATCGTCGATGCCCTTGGCCAAGCGTAAAGCTTCCGTCAAGCGCAAGAAACGTCAACGGGTACGGAAGGACGATGAAGTTATGGAAATTATGGAATATCCATGCCATATCTGCGTACAGTCCAATGAAACCTCGTTCGGTCCGTTTTCCACCTGGTACCGGATGATACTGCACTTTAAGAAAGTTCACCAGGCCACGGGATATTATTTTTGCTGTGGTCGAAAGTTCTACACAAAGAAGGGATACTTGGGTCACTCTGTAAATCACGAAAAGATAGAAAAGAGAAGGTGTGATGAGTGTGACATCACGTTCAAGGATGATTCCGGACTGGCGAGACACATGGAGTTGGTTCATAAGCCAGAGGAAGAGAAGCAGTTCAAATGTGAGCAATGTTCGAAGGCGTTCGCGGAAGAGGAATTATTGAGTTGCCACATAAAGTGGCATCAGCAGGTAGAGACGCGGAACAATCATTGCGCCATTTGCGATCGTTACTTTGTGGGTCAGGGCAATCTAGCAAAGCACAATGCGGCTCATCACAGCGGTGCAAATGTAACCAGAGCGGTAGTCCAACCAGCTATCAAGCTGGAAGCTTCAACTTATGCCCCACTGCGAAAAACGCCATCGGCCGATGAGATGGCCAAACAGAATGACCTCATCAAACAATTAATCGTTCTGAACTGTTCGCAATGCGATTTCATTGGCGAAACATTTGTCGAGCTAGCGCGACATGCAAGAACCGAACACGACATGAAATCCCACCCGATTACATGCTGCGAGAAGCGGTTTAATACGCGGTTGCGTCTTTACGAGCACTGCCTCATGCACCAGAATCCGGACTGGTTCAAGTGTGAGTGCGGGAAAACGTTCCGTGACAGTGACGGACTGAAGCACCATAAGTGGTGGATCCACACGCCAGTTTCGGAACGGCCCTTCAAGTGCGACGTTTGCGGGGA
Encoded here:
- the LOC119767553 gene encoding uncharacterized protein LOC119767553 — translated: MALPKSCVNNEIALKKINIRFLAKYETGDFHGEEKEPTKRRTMRSGIIGGSQSGCCTRCRRFTTPLQPNVPWTACRKNLCHSRRIKCSKSNSVPRDSSTQCSGCASRIGNSLFRHFTFQPGNVYHPCRIYSQLLQTCLDESRQRDHPVLYFAVARRNVYPDPSSLGSSEVTGGVP
- the LOC6044987 gene encoding LOW QUALITY PROTEIN: transcription factor grauzone (The sequence of the model RefSeq protein was modified relative to this genomic sequence to represent the inferred CDS: inserted 1 base in 1 codon) — translated: MQTELSDCFTCCRRTDTFLRICDESNTENVDQILARHFWFKRSDYEQSVLCTSCWEKIDEFHKFYCEVANTHRADVLLQGDQVIQVKEEEIDEESDEISAEEDTLEEPSSTRGRKRKKSPLEDEEFEAPVDVKLEEVPEEFDSEQIDVEQPKLEVGLGDEQSSSDSDEETDEEEDDSGSESSRPIAARKRKASQARRRGQQAKGSYSAEKESLIRKHFPRLPCDQCPEQWPNFKQLTKHARREHDSLPTVVCCKQSYQKQVFLFYHLLKHKFYCKECDRCYKTVDSFAMHNMLNHTPEEEKRFRCHLCETAFVSEPLLTSHLNWHATVEPKNIVCQKCNKFFSNTRMLEEHTTTHHPESLAPDGVGYPANVDGTAFFEQQSTLDHPADNTTVKKSHEGKQNRRKTPQDHAREDELIRKYCALNCEQCDYTAETFNQLELHYKHAHDERGGYATCCARKFTKKSRLYEHVCVHENPQHFKCAICAKTFLNSFGLSNHMMWKHTPDSEKPFRCDVCGSRFWKDYLLKQHMEYHLALEEKKFACKECNRFFGTNLLLKSHEQSTHGLSASWVCDVCAXGFAMKSALEFHRQQHSQEGRAALKAQCEHCKIWLKNIKSLRSHVKRCKSEPVPCDVCGKECSNAMSLRSHKKFVHTNATTYSCSFCAKPFKRLLRLKEHEAGHTGELLYKCEYCPRTCNSSSNMYTHKKVAHPEQWAEKMSQRHQR
- the LOC6044988 gene encoding transcription factor grauzone; translation: MSPTELQSCLTCFRHTGDYLRINASRSGPEGTEDIGAVFEKHFWFTQDEYRDKIVCASCWEKIDEFNKFYCEVEKVYRPKLKEEFVEATGIDEDQPMMMAEDSLADTFCKTEIEERSNEESMSESNSINGEKEDANDSESSDSDSDSESSMPLAKRKASVKRKKRQRVRKDDEVMEIMEYPCHICVQSNETSFGPFSTWYRMILHFKKVHQATGYYFCCGRKFYTKKGYLGHSVNHEKIEKRRCDECDITFKDDSGLARHMELVHKPEEEKQFKCEQCSKAFAEEELLSCHIKWHQQVETRNNHCAICDRYFVGQGNLAKHNAAHHSGANVTRAVVQPAIKLEASTYAPLRKTPSADEMAKQNDLIKQLIVLNCSQCDFIGETFVELARHARTEHDMKSHPITCCEKRFNTRLRLYEHCLMHQNPDWFKCECGKTFRDSDGLKHHKWWIHTPVSERPFKCDVCGDAFMKDYQLKSHMDRHLDRERKKYSCKQCTNVYTSMIQLKSHQQRIHGAMSDWVCDVCAKGFTHRALLVQHRLTHTEEGLKSLKVQCEKCLRWLCSKRSLYRHKMLCGNNTGPVKCDQCDHVSVHSIALEKHVKMNHTDVRKYACSYCGKEFKSR